GCCGTTATTTGAAGCCTCACCGAGCGGATCGGATGACGTTTGGCAAGTTGGGCTTCTTTCCCGATATAAACGTCTTTCAGTTGTAAAAAACGATTCGGGTCATCGGTTTCAGGAAAAACTTTCATTTCCCCTTTAATACCGTGTGGCCTATAAACATTTCCGATCAGAATGCGGTTTGGTATTGGATTCATAGCGTTTCACATGCTTCAACGTGCCAATTAGCACGGAAGACTGCGTATTTAGGCTTCGGCGGTTGTCTCGGCGGCGGCATCGGCTACGGCCTCATCGGCAGCTGCAGCAACCGCATTTGCGGCCTCTTGTGCGGCGGCAGCTTCGGCAGCGGCGGCGGCACGAGCAGCTTCGGCAGCAGCACGAGCGGCCTCGGCTTCAGCTTTTGCGCGGGCTTCGGCTTCTGCTCGAAGTTTTGCCAATTCAGCAGCTTTTTCTTCGGCTTGTTGCTTTTCTTTTGCAAATGCCTCACGAACTCGGTCTGCTTTGGTTACATTCAAGGAACGGCTCTTTCCAGCTTTTGCGGCTTTCCAAGAGTCCAATTCTTGTTCAATTTCTTCTGCGGTTTTGCCTTTGCGCTCTAAATGGAGACGGAGCAATAGCCCTCTGCTGCTCAGGATAGCGCGAACCGTGTCACTTGGTTCTGCGCCTTCGCGCAACCAATACATCAAGCGGTCTTCGTTGATGGTAATCTCAGCCGGCTCTGGAATCGGGTTATAGCGACCCAAATCTTCGATAAAGCGTCCGTCGCGGCGTGCCCGACTGTCTGCGGCAACAATCCCGTAGAGTGGACGTTTGGAGCGTCCCATTCTTCTCAGGCGAAGTTTAACTGCCATGTTTTAAGGGTTTTCGTACGATAATATAAATGAATGAATATATGTTAATTAGCAAAGATTAACGGAGTTTGCGTCCAGTGGTGAGGTTTTTCATGTTCACCTGCCGACCTTTTCCCGTGAGTTTGGTCATGGTCTTCA
This genomic stretch from Rhodothermia bacterium harbors:
- the rpsP gene encoding 30S ribosomal protein S16, whose protein sequence is MAVKLRLRRMGRSKRPLYGIVAADSRARRDGRFIEDLGRYNPIPEPAEITINEDRLMYWLREGAEPSDTVRAILSSRGLLLRLHLERKGKTAEEIEQELDSWKAAKAGKSRSLNVTKADRVREAFAKEKQQAEEKAAELAKLRAEAEARAKAEAEAARAAAEAARAAAAAEAAAAQEAANAVAAAADEAVADAAAETTAEA